CTTTCTctagcaatgtcctattcattctctctgCCAACCCGTTTTGTTGGGGGTTTCTTGGCACTGTCCTATGTCTCCTTATTCCCTTCTCCTTACAGAAGCTATCAAATTCAGTAGACAGAAACtccatgccattatcagtcctaAGATATTTCAGCACTGACCCTTTCTCATTCTCATATCTAGCATGCCATTCTCTAAACTTCTCAAATGCTTGGGACTTCTCTTTCAGGATATATATCCATACTTTTCTTGAataatcatctatgatggagatgaaatacttacctccacctatggattcagtTGGAGATGGCCCCCAAaggtcactgtgggcatacacaaaGGGTGCGGTTGAAGTGTGCTTCCCACCAGTGAATGGCAGCTTCTTCGCCTTTCCAAGAATGCAAGATTCACACTTACTCAGTTTCTCTGATGTACCTAACTTCATCACACCACGTTTGGCCAGCTGCCTTATGCCCTTTTCACCCACATGTCCCAGCCTAGCATGCCAAATATTAAGATTCTCTGACTGAGCAACATTCACTGCATCAACCACTGTCTCTCCCAGCAAGTAGTACAAGCTATTCTTTCTTTGGGCCTCCATAATGATTCTGGAACCCTTTGTTACTCTGAGAATCCCATTACTGGAATCAAACTTGTACCCCTTTGATTCTAACAATCCAAGAGAGATCAAGTTTCTCTTGATCTGTGGTATAAACCTGACCTCTGTGAGAGTCTTGACACTTCCACCCTTCATTCTGAGCTTGATCTCCCCAATGCCCTTGACATCACACGTCTGATCATTCCCCAGCATCACTGATCCTCTCCATGCTGACAATTCTTGAAACCAGGATTTGTGAGAGCATATATGGAAGGAGCAgcccgagtccataatccagCACTCTTCAATCTTTGCTCCTGAGTGTATATTCAAGGCCTCGTTGGCCTCCACCTCTTGAGCTAGATCAGCAGTCTCCAGGTTGCCAGCCATCTCTTGCCCTTGCTTCCTTCTCCAAGCATTGCAAGATTTCTTTAAATGGCCcggtttcttgcaataatagCAGCTCCTGGTCTCCTTCTCTCCCTCAGCCCTCTCCTTCTTTGGTTTCTTTTTCTTGAAGCCTTTCTTGTTCTGACTTTTCTTCAGATACAAACTTTCAGCTACTGGATCATTTTTCCTTGAAGAAGTTGGATGATCAATCCTCTGTGATTCTTTCAATTTTAGGGCAGAATGAATCTCCTCATAGGTAACCTTGGACTCTCTTCCAAGTAGCACCGCATCCTTGAAATGTTCGAAACTTTTAGGAAGGGAATTCAGCAACATCAAGGCTTTGTCCTCATCCTTGATTACCTCATCGatgttttcaagatcatcaatacATTTTCCGAACTCCTCAAGCTGCTCAGCAATGCTTCTTCCATCCGAGAACTTGAAGGCAAGAAGTTTCTGCTTCAAATGCAATCGATTTGCAAGGGACTTGGTCATATATaatgactcaagttttgtccaCACCCCTGCGGCTGTCTCCTCCTTGGAAACCTCTCTAAGCACCCTATCTGTCAAGTTTAAGATCAGGGTGCTATAGGCCTTGTATTGCATGTCTTGAAGCCTCCCTTTCTCCTTCTCGTCGGCCTCCGGATTCTCTTTAGGATCACTATTTCCCTTCAAGACATCCCataggccttgctgcatcaagatggccttcatcttcagcctccacagcccaaaatcgtttctgccggtgaacttctccacctcaaacCTGGCCGTGGACATTTCTCGAACAAacggtgggcaatcgccaagatcgGCTCAGACAACAGAGCTCCCGGACTTCAACTCGCCCAGAAAACCAATCAAGAAAACGTTTCaacgtttcccacagacggcgccacttgttgggtcgtgataccgccgatctcacacacgcacgaacgaggaaataaagcacgcaaacgatataacgtggttcggtgataatccacctacgtccacggagaagatgaccggaatcttattgacgaactctttacaattacaacgaactcacactcacactctaccgctcacaactGCTTGCTATCTTGAGATTTAATCTCTctgagtgtgtgtatatggtgtaattctgctctctcactactgagctctatcgagctatttatacaagatgcaatcaagaaataaaatccaactaactctatttcccaaagttagttataaccgctgctcggctaaaaccgaactgccattcttggttagcaaccgaactgcatttctcggctatcaaccgaactgcctttctcggctatcaaccgaactgcctttctcggctagctcaaagccgagctttatttcttgatctcttctcggagctgccgaggctccaccactcgatcacaaccggactcaaagccgagctttatttccgagctcagaagccgagctccagtagtttgcatggacacactttcacaaagTTAACCCTAATTCCATCGCAGAAAATTGCACATCAGTTCACATCTTGGAGGTGATTTCATTCATCATCAAATTTATGAATTCAGGCTTACTCGAATAGAATTGCAGAAATCTAATGAGAAATGTGTAGGTGAAGGAAATAAATATACAATTTTTACCCTAATTTATTCACCTAAATGGATTTACACTAAAACGTCATTTATCAATCAACCGCACGATGTCGTTATGTGGCATGGCCGTTTTGTTCACCTAGATAAATCTGGTTGCCATATTATATAGGATAATTACAAAATGTTGAAACTGGAATTTAACTAATGATTAATCCTTACAAAATGTTGAAACTGGAATTTAACTAATGATTAATTTAGCAAtggaacttttttttttaatttttttactggTTATAAAAATTCGGACGAAATGTATAGTATACCTACAATGGAATGCAACAGTAGGTAAATTAATGGCGTAGTAGGTTGGTGAGAGAGTTCGATTCCATCCATACCATAGATAATTAGATATGATTCAAAGCCCGTGGCATCACCATACCCGCCAAACCCCATCGCTACCCAATAACCCAACCTTTAAAAAGTCCAAACCCCCCAACCAAATTCCTACAATGGAGGAAGGATCCCACACCATACAAGTCAGCGGCATGCAATTCTCCTACGACGCCACTTCCCCTATCTTCTTCGATTTCAATCTCAACGTATCGCCCGGCTCCCGCTGCCTCCTCGTCGGCGCCAATGGATCTGGTCTCCCCCTCCCTCTTTTTCCCCCTTATTGCCgcttattaattactactactactactttcttTTAATAGCTGAATCCAAATACGCAGCATTTCATCTTTCAATTTTGGATTTTGATTGATCAGGAAAGACGACTCTGCTGCGGATACTGGCGGGGAAGCACATGGTGGGCGGCCGTGATGTGGTCAGAGTGCTCAATCGCTCCGCCTTTCACGACACTGGTCTCCTCTGCAACGGTGATTTGGCCTATTTGGGGGAATCTTGGAGCAAGACTGTCAGCTCTGCTGTGAGTTCAACCTTCCTTTAACTCTTTCATATGTATTGTAATCCTGATTTTGTTCATACTGCCCTAGAATATGTTTCATTGTCCTTTATAGTATTTGCAAATATACGGTTGCGTATGCAAAAACGTAGTTTGGGAGAGCTAAAATTGAAAATTCTCTTCGACCGAGGGTGTtaaaatataaatcctaaattcCAAAATTGGTCCCGTACATTTTCCCAAAATATATTGTTTAGGATCAGAAGCTAACACATTTGATGTGTACGACCAAAAAGTTGTTTTGAGCAAATTTACGAGATCGATTTTGGACTTTagttaaatataataataaaagtaataCAAGTACTATTCTGaggttacaaaataaaaaaatggttgGGGTGTGCTGGCTGCATCACCCATCACGGTAGAAGTAGACAGTACAGTAGTGCTTGGTGTGGTTTGCCACATGTAGCATTTAGCAGGACTTTGTAATCCCATTGAAGAAAGAGAGGCAAACTAGTGTATACGTATTACTTATATCCTGGTTATGATTAATGAATCATAAATAGGGTAGTAAATCCTAGTTGGAAATTGACGAACTCTAATATAGATGGATGCAAATCCAGATGCACACAAGCAAGTGTTTAACttgaaaaaaattgacgtacttaTGATTGTGATTGTGTGTGAATATTTGTATACCTTATGGACTATATAGCTTGCATTGAAAGTGTGTTTCTTTATTAATCTGCTGCAGGATTGTAGAATCTAAATGAGTTGTATGGTTCAATTGATTGCTGTAATAAGTTCATTTTTGTGTTTTGACATAATTGTAGGATTGTCATTGATATAACATTTTTAGTGTTCAATGTTTGGATGGTAGTCTGAGTTTACGTTTCCTGTTGTGCTTGATATTAGGGGGACCTTCCGCTTCAAGGGGACTTCTCAGCCGAACATATGATCTTTGGAGGTATTTAGTTATTATTTAGGATGATTTTTATCTGTCACAGCCTTGCACCATGACATTTGTAGCTAATGCATTTAGTAGTTCATGTTTTGAGTATAGAGTGCCTTACGCATTTTGGTTTCTTTGAGTGGATATAAAAATTCTCAAAATTAAATGCATTAGATAAATTATGCAGCATTGCagtttatttttccttttccaCTTGATGAGAATTAACTTGTCTCCTTATTTGTTTAGTCTCGTGACAAGTTAGGAAGTTattaatcttttttttctttaattctaTGTCATAATCCAGTTGAAGGTGTTGATCCTGTTAGGCGGGATATGCTGATCGAACTTTTGGATATTAATCTCGAGTGGCGAATGCACAAAGTTTCTGATGGCCAAAGGCGTCGCGTGCAAATTTGCATGGGTCTTCTTCATCCTTATAAGGTAAGCTTGCACTGTTGACC
This genomic interval from Salvia splendens isolate huo1 chromosome 13, SspV2, whole genome shotgun sequence contains the following:
- the LOC121762824 gene encoding ABC transporter I family member 19-like; protein product: MEEGSHTIQVSGMQFSYDATSPIFFDFNLNVSPGSRCLLVGANGSGKTTLLRILAGKHMVGGRDVVRVLNRSAFHDTGLLCNGDLAYLGESWSKTVSSAGDLPLQGDFSAEHMIFGVEGVDPVRRDMLIELLDINLEWRMHKVSDGQRRRVQICMGLLHPYKVLLLDEVTVDLDVVARMDLLEFFREECEQRGATIVYATHIFDGLETWATDLVYVQDGTLRKSEKMAELNELNHNPNLLSVVESWLRSETKIEKKQPINSQSPLKTSSPFDASPFRSTRHMAYYR